Below is a window of Salvelinus alpinus chromosome 5, SLU_Salpinus.1, whole genome shotgun sequence DNA.
TGTAACACACACAACAGATTGCtgatataaaaaaaaactgaCGACAATACAGGATTCAGGCAAACATTCCATAAACGCATTGCATTCGCCACAAAACGATTTAGCAACAACATACGTTACCTGGCTTGTGGGATCATCATACAGACAGGTCCACAGGGGTGACGTTGGTTTAGTCCAACGTCGAGCCGTTCTCTGCAATGCTACCTCGCGTTGCTTGCCATGTCAAGACAACGGAATTTACCAGTCAAAGTACAACTTTTGTAGCTGTCGTTGCTTTTCTTAATAGCAAAAGCCAAGCGCCTAGCTAGCCATACAGTTCCGTACAATCTACAACTCGCTAACGTTACTATAGTTAAACCGGATCGGTAGAAAGTTAATCAGCTAGCAAGCAGCTTTTGTTTAATGCAAACTAAATCATGATTTTTCTAAGCTAGCTACATCTAAAGTATGCAGTTCACATGAGAAGACTAGCTAGTACAAACAAAGCAAGTTAGTTCGTTACATTTCTAACCTATGTCTGAGAATTTGGACCATATTGTTTTGAAAGACAAACTAGTATTCTGCCAGCAGCACAAACAATGACGTCAATTTGTATGGTAATGAAGAATCCTTCAAAATAAAAACCCGCACATTTTATtcttcacatgcttcgtaaacaaacAGGTTAAGATTAACAGTGAAATGTGTATTTACGGgcacttcccaacaatgcagagagggggggggagagaaatagAAAAGTACAACACATAAAAGCAATAACAatgacttggctatatacacggggtaccagtaccaagtcgacGTGCAGGGGTAAGAGGTAATTCAGATAGATATATACactgtacaaaaatataaacgcaacttgcaacaatttcaaagattttactgaattctagttcatgtaaggaaatcagtcaattgaaatacattcattaggccctaatctatggatttcagatgactgggaatacagatatgcatctattgGTCACGGATACTTTAAACAAAGGTaggtgcgtggatcagaaaaccagtcagtatctggtgtgaccaccatttgcctcatgcagcgcgacacatctccttcgcatcgagttgatcaggctgttggattgtggcctgtggtatgttgttccactcctcgttaatggctgtgcgaaatttactggatattgtcgggaactggaacacgctgtcatacaagtcgatccagagcatcccaaacttgctcaatgggtgacttgtctggtgagtatgcaggccatggaagaactgggacattttcagcttccaggaattgtgtacagatccttgcaacatggggccgtgcgttATCATGCTTGAACATGAAGCAATGGCgggggatgaatggcacgacaatgggccttaggacctcatcacggtatctctgtgcattcaaattgcaaacgataaaatgcaattgtgttcattgttcaCTATGTTCACAACATTGGTATCAGCAAACCacttgcccacacaacgccattcatgctatctgcccggtacagttgaaaccgcgaTTCATCCGTGAggagtgaagagcacacttctccagcgtgccagtggtcatcgaaggtgagcatttgcccactgaagtcggttacgtgCCAAACTGCGGTCAGGTCAaggccctggtgaggatgactagcacgcagatgagcttccttgagacggtttctgacagttagtGCAGCAAtccttcagttgtgcaaacccacagtttcatcagctgtacaggtggctggtctcagacgatcccacaggtgaagccagatgtggaggtcctgggctaaaGTGgttaccaaattctctaaaacaacattggaggcagcttatgatagagaaatgaacattcaattatctggcaataactctggtggacattcctgccgtctgcatgccaattgcacactccctcaaaacgtaaaaaatctgtggcattgtgttgtgtacacaaaactgcacattttagagtggcttttttattccaggtgactacctcatgaagctggttgagagaatgccaacagtgtgcaaagctgtcatcaaggcaaagggtggctatttgaagaatctcaaatataaaatatattttgatttgcttaacactttttttttattactacatgattccatatgtgttatttcatagttttgatgtcttcactattattcgacaatgtataaaatagtacaaataaagaaaaacccttgaatgagtaggtgttctaaaacttttgactggaagtgtacatataactaggaataaagtgacagataatagcagcagcagcatatgtgatgcaATGTTGATAAATATTAAAAATATATTACATTTGAATCAATGTGAATTTTTATTGTGCTCTTAAGCAAATGAAGGACTTTATGTAAATAATTGCAAATATGCTTCTATTTGTTTTTTAAGAGCACTGTCAAAAAATACAATGTTTAGATTGGTATGTTCACAACATTAGGCTGTATGGAAAAAACGATTTTATGTGCCAAGGTAAAAGTAGAGTAAgcaatactcagtagggtctctaGAGAATCTATATATGGTGTTATTTCTTGGGGGACTGAGATCTAAATATCCAGCAGAACTTTCTACTCCAACCATTCCATTCACTGCAATGCAATACAGGGAATGGATATGTGCCAAAGTAAAGGTGGGGTTGGGAATACTCAATTGGGTGTGTAACACAGGAGGTTGGAgataccttaattggggagaacgggctcgtgttaATGACCGGAGCGgaaaggtggaatggtatcaaatacatggtttccatgtgtttgatgccattccagcccttattatgagccattctcccctcagcagcctcctgtggcctGTAATctatatattgtgttatttcTTGGGGTCCTGAGGTGTAAATACCCAGCAGCACTTTCTACTCCACCTACTGCAATGcaacacactactacacaccaaaAAATGTAATATTGGTTTATAGAGAAAAAATATTCTATGTGCCGAGGTAAAAGTGGGGTTGGGATTACTCATTAAGTACGGTCTGTAGAAtctttatatggtgttattttaTGGATAACTGTGGTCTAAATCCCCAGCAGCACTTTCATTCATTGCCCTTTATATAGTACAATATTAAAGTCAAATTATCCATAATTTTCAAAGGTGGTGGCAAATCTGTGAGAAAGAGTTGACTGCACTAGTGATAAAAACAAACGATATTCCCAAAATGTTGCCCGTTTTTGCAGGGGGACTCTtattttaaaattaaaataatctGCGATCGTGTTGCCATCATAATATCCTGCTGCTCGGAGAACGGTAATAAAGCAGAATAACAAGAGTATAGTTAAAGAGTTCTGATTGGAGGAAAGCAGAGCCACGTGCATTGTCATTGGATTTGAACATGTGATGACTATGTCCCTCCCCTTCTTTCAAATCAGTTGTGGTTAGCTTTCAGGAATGCTTAAAAAAGTCTGGGCCATCAGCGACAACAGTGTACGACACCAAAAGACAGAACGCCAGCTTTGTATTTCTAAATAAGCTACACATGACATGGCTATAAATTAAAGTTCAAAACAAAATTAATTCCAAAAACCATTGACCGTATTAAAGCACATCTGTCAAATGCTAACAAATGTAATACATGTTTTTATGCGATTACTGTCTAATAAGGTCAACATGAATTGAACAAATTGACCAGTGTCATAGCAGCATGAATCAAATGGTAGAATACTTCAATTAGGCACATAGGCTCCACTAAACTGtttgattaaatatatatatatatattttaatcatTCTCTATTGGCCAAACGAATAGTGCATTTTTCCCCAGTACAATTTCCTACCTCTATAATTGTCATTTGTGGAACTCCAGCCCCATTTAAAGTTTTCCCATCTCACATCACATTCAATGAGACAGCCAGTACGAGCAAAAcattataaaaaatgttttaaacccAGTTAAAACCCACTTCCTTATCTCAAGATTGTTCACACAACAGAGCAGTAAATATACATGCTAACCCTGAGCTTACTGTTGCACTGTATACCtaatacattacattacttttGTAATCATTTACCTTCTGAAATGAAACCCATCACCCCTTAGTTTATTCTCTGACACGGAGGGGTCTGTACGTGTAGGGTTAATGTAAGGGATACAGTTCAATTTTAGTcagttagcagacactcttatccagagcgacttacagttagtgcattcatcttaagatagctaggtgggacaaccacatactgtatcacaGGCATAGAATGTACATTTTTTCTCAAGTAAATAAATCAGTAGTCAGAGCTAGAACGGAAGGTGGCAGAATGGAGTTCTCAGGTTGGGGTGTACTGTTTGAGCATaccctgaaggtagggaggggaagTTCTTCTTGCTGTtccgtaggtaagcaccatggtcttgaaGTGGATTTGAGCTTTGACcagaagccagtggagtgtacgAAGGACTGGGGTGACAATAGAGAACTttggaaggttgaaaaccaggtgcgctgcagtgttctggataagttgcaggggtttgatggcacaagcagggTTTTCAACCTAGAACCAAGCCCTGGGgaacaccagtagtgagagtacgtggtgcagacacagatcctctccacgtcacctggtaggagcggcctgccaggtaggatgcaatccaagagtgtgcagagacgcccagccctgagaagGTTGAGAGGAGGATATGATGGTTCACAGTGTcaaaggcagcggatagatctaggaggatgagaacaaagGAGAGATAGTCAGCgttggcagtgcggagagcctccgccacacagagaagagcagtctcggttgagtgacccgtcttaaagcctgactggttagggtcaacaAGATTGTTCTTAGAGAAATaacgagaaagttgatcagagacaGCACGCTGAAGTGTTTTGGaatgaaaagaaagaagggatacaggtctatagtttttgacgtcagatgagtcgagtgttggtttcttgaagTGGGGAGCGActcgggccattttgaagtcagattGATTGGACTAAGCCAGtagtcagggatgagttgatgatgGATGTGAGGCATAAGAGAAGATCTCCAGAGaaggtctggagaagggaggaggggatggtgtCGAGTGTGCAGGTTGTTCTGCGGCCAGACCTTACTAGTCGCAGGATGTCATAGAgaagagggagtgaaaggatgataggtcctcctGAAGTTTAGTTTTCCTAAATTTTCGCTCAGCTGCCTgtagccctgttctgtaagctcgcaTCACTCAGGCCCcaagaggaaaggggaggagggcCGAGCCGGCCGGGAGGAAAGGGGGGTAGTGCAAGTCATAGgatgcggaaagggaggagagtagggtcgaagaggcagaatcaggagacaggaggaaTAAGGATTTACCAGAAGGGTTAGGTAGACCAGGTGACATTTACAGGTGCAAACGCCCAGGTGTCAGGGTGTCCCATGTGCATCAGGTCTGAGTAGGGGGATGAACTCCACTGGAAGGCAGGTACCTGGTCCCAAGTGGGTCCACTCGCTGCCAGGAAGCCAAACTCACGCCACAGCCCGTAGGACGTCACCTACACACACTCAAAGGTACACACCCAAAAGGTACACACACAGCCAATTAGTGACACCTACAAGAAGCATGTCATAACAGCTCACCTAACTCATACCTAGAGAAATAGAAAGTAAAAGTGGAGGATGGCCTTACCTTCATATCCGTTCCTCCATGTGGTCTCTGCTTCAGCGCTCCGAAGGGATACGTTCCGTTAGCCGGGTTCAGGTCGGACCGGGCTGAGATGGTGTTCTCTCCATTAGCAGGCGGGTCACAGCCCTCACACCAAGACAACGGGTCCTCCTTAAAGTTATTATACCTACAGAAAAAGAGGGGGGTAGGGAAGGGATATCCATACATAGGCTATAaatgcacagtgcattcggaaagtattcagaccacttaactttttccacattttgttacgttacagccttattctaaaatggattctatatattttttccccctccacctacacacaataccccataatgacaaagcgaaaacaggtttttagaaatgtatacacatttattaaaaaaatatatatcacatttacattagtattcagactcttcgctatgagactcgaaattgagctcaggtgcatcctctttccattgatcatccttgagatgtttctacaacttgattggagtccacctgtggtaaattaaatttattggacatgatttgtaacggcacacacctgtttatataaggtcccacagttgacattgcatgtcaggaGCAAAAaacttttttcgctttgtcattctggggtaatgtgtgtagattgatgagggggaaaaaaacattgaatcaattttagaataaggctgtaacgtaacaaaatgtggaaaaagtcaaggggtctgaatactttccgaatgcaccgtaggTAAGGATACAGCTGTAGGTAAGTATACAGCTGTAGGTAAGGATACTTgtgtatataggcctaaatgcagGTCTGTCCTTCTCCCTCCTGTGACATCTGGTGTAGAAGCCTCTGACTGGAAGAGCGTACCTCATGAGGCGGACCATGGAGTCCATGTCTGTGATGTGCGATTGGTTCCTTCTGAAGATCTGGGCTCGAGGGTTCATGTCCAAAGAGAACCATGGACCAAATTGTTTAACCAGTTCTCGAcagccactggcattaaacaccTCCTCAtagtacctacacacacacagtgagagtgTGTCACATACACaggttatttttgttgttgttgatgataacaaacctgagagacagacagtcaccacCTATTAATAATATAGTCATTACTAGTGTGTGGTAGTTATATATTTGTTGTTATTGGTACTTACGGGATGTTATAACTGGACCAGTAACCTTTCTGCAGCAACTCCTGGGTTTTATCAGAGTGAACAACCAGCCCACTACAgatcagaaccacacacacacacttattgcTGTTATTGATAAATAGCCAGCTCACCACAGCAGGAAGAACACACAAAACATTTCTCcaatgtgtgtgcgtgcttgggTTGTCGCGATACCAGGATCGCAATACTACGATACCGGATTTTCTTCTGGCAAATTTTTCAAAAGCTTTATGGTCCTTTAAAACCCTACTTTATGTAAAATATTTGTGTGATATAGCTTGCAAAATAAACAAATGTGACTCTGGATAACAACATGAGGACTGTTTTCCTCAAGAAATGAATGAAGGTTTTGTTTCTTTTCATTCCTAGTATCTTAACACTGGTATCGTGACCACCCGTGTCTGTGTTGACTCTTACGGGAGCTGCTCCAGTACAGTAAACAGCTGCTCCTTGGTCTCTGTCATCCCCGGAGTGAAATGCCTGTAGTCCACTATCATCCACTGGTTATtatacctaacacacacacacacatacctacaagTGAGGGAATGCATTGATTCCAAAGGTAGACATTCTACACGGTCTGGGGGGTCTGTATTGAGGCCATTGAGTAATTTATGATGATTGATGAGACACTAGTTAGTCTTTTAGGTTCCACTGTAACTCCCCTACGTTGAGTAACAGAGGCTGTTAACCGACAGACTGTATGTAGATATGCTAGAGATAGGCTAGAGAAGTAAAACATCTCAGAGACTGAGATAAGCTGTAGAAGACAGATTAAatagccctaactctaaccctacaaaTCAACATGAGTAACCTTTGATTTCTGGGGACTTTGGCCTGAGTCGCCGTCACTGATAAGTCCCACGCCTGCCTTCCCAGCAGAGTTGGGGTCAAGTCGAATGTAGGAATTGAATTCAATATATGAATTGGCCCCAACCCACGCCACAGAATGAAGAATTGAGTTTGAATTGAAGGAAGTAGAATTTAATTAAAACCAATTAAACTGAGACGTGAAACATGAAAGGCTCATTCATTTGACATATGCCACTTATTCATGCAAAGAATACACAATTTCAAATATTAGTTTGATTATAACTCAAAGATGTCAAACAATATTTTTCTTTGTCGTgagatgttttttttcttcaaaaatataaaaacattaaGGGAATTATCAATTATTATAGACAACCCACAACACAATCTTAGAATATTTCCAGACCactgaaattatttcaaattgtTTAAGGAGAATGAGTTTTAAAAATTAAATGTTTCAACCTTATGCTACATGGTATTGGTAACCATACATTATGTCAAAATAAACATTACTATGGTGATGTGTAGAATAAATAAGCCATTTTAATTTCATTGAATTAAAGTCTACTTGCTTTATTCAAATTTAAATCAAATTCTGCTACATTTGGGGGTGGCCAATTTCAAGAATTGAATTGGAATTAAAGAGAAATTTGCAACTCAGTACAGAATTGACTTAACTCTGCTCCTCCCCGGAAAAAAAAGTATCTCACTCAGGTCACCTGACCACTCGTGAAAGTTCATGTGATGTTATTTTTACTTTACTTAAttccttaaagggatagttccgTTCACTCTTCATCTCCTAGTGTCCTTTAAATGGACAGTTAAATAGCTTGTTGAGGGTTTGTTTTCTGATCTCCAGCTCTGGTCTGACAGGACTGGAGAGATAACCAACATGGTAGACATCCATAGGTCAATGAGAGTCTacaggaagaagaagaaaatgtcGCTCAGATGGCCTGCAGAGACTCACGTTCCGCTGTTGTGTTTGCTGAAAATCTCTGCCCACTCCTTGCCGGATGCAGCCAGCCTATTGGCTACGATGTTCCTCAGCCACTCCATCACTGCTCCGGTTGGTTGAACAAATTTCCAGAGGGCGGGGTTACTGTTGTCGATGCTGGTCTCCAAGGTAACCTGTGGAGGGACatctatttaaaataaaatactacacacacatatactatgTACACACATATTACACAAAGCTCTCACCAGCCCGGTGCTAAGGATGTAGAAGTCATCTCCAGAGAAAATGGACCCTGGGTAGGAGGAGAAGGCCTGGGTTCCGCCAGGGATCGGATCACTGTCTGAGAACAACAGAACACAGAAATCAAACTCAGAACCATAAAATATAGAACTCTGAACCACACAACTCATGGTTGGCCTTTCCCAGTGTTCACAAGCAGAGTTTCCAGGAGTGCTTCATTAAGAGTATGTTAGGGGTGAAAGGGGGGACATTAGGAGACACTGTAGGCATAGTTAACTTATCCTTATGAGAGTTTTAGGGGTCAAAGGTCACCTGTAGGAGAGACACGGTAGGCGAACTGGTACTTCTTTAGGATGCGCAGCATGGCCTGGTAGATGTTCCAGGTATCATGAGACACCAGCAGATCCTTGTTGCCAGGCAATAGCTTGATGAGGGCGGAGCAGGAGCCAGAGCCCAGTGTCCGTGATTGGCTAGACTTGTTTAGGGCCCCCTCAAGATCCACCAGGTCTCCTCCCATCTGGAAAAGTCTGAATAGCCCATAGAGATGGAAAGACGTCTCATCATTGTATCCATGCCATTATGGCGTCTGTGACATCacgggcagtgccattgaggccatctccattttgaagtagtacattttcttaTTTGTTACGATTGGCTGATCgctcctgatgacctggttgCACATGACTCCAGCAGcgtcaccaggagggatcagccaatgaagttggaagtcccattaagttgactacattaaaatggtggaagccctcaatagCTCTGGCCATTTGGCCACTAGatgcctctatcattctctatggaaTAGCCACAAAAAAATAGAGGGTTTGGTCATAGATGTTTAGCAAGGTGCACTTGATTTAGCTCACCCGAAAAAAATCCCCATTGGAACCCCTCACATTATTCCTGAGATGGGTACTCTTGGTGAGTAAAATCAGGGGTGCTTACAGAAACTCACTGCTGCGCTGATCTCATGGAGAATCATAGAGGACTCTTCTTTGTATCTGTCCAATTATGCCGTCTGTGAGTGGacgggcagcaccattgaggccatttccattttgaagtagtcaattttcttctactacttctatgagttggtaaacaaactgaaagggtgcatgcCACTTGCAGTGTGTTGTTTGAAAAgataaagccaaggttggcgatttactgccacctgcagttatggaatgttagCTCACAAGTATTATTCATTGGCTGACCCCTTctgatgacctggatggaattatgtgatggaattaagtcccacccagttgactacttcaaaatagtTTAAGTCCtgaatggcgctgcccatgctaaaatggcttttgggcactagagtcctctatcATTTTCTATGGGGGAGCTCTAACCCATCAGAGGTCACAGACCACACTTACAGGAAGCCGAAGGGGTTGAGAGTGAAAGGGCCTCTGGGAAATGACAGCTGATCATTGTAGCCATCTTCCAGACCTTTCAGCTGCAGCAACACCAACCACACCTAAGCGAGAGAAAGTCTAAATACAAAACGTCCTCTACTAAGGCGTTCTTATTAGATCCCAAGTATGTACTGAATGATCCACTCTAGTAAGTTATTTACTGTTTAGACACAGAGAAAAAGGAGTAGATACTTGGTGATTTTGCACATTGGCTGACCCAGACTCAGCCAATACCTGGTGCCAGTAGGGACAGTGTGGATGCTCCTCTATCTGCTGTCTGACCCACTGTAGGTTGGTGGTGATGTAATCCTTCAGTCTGTGACAGAATtctgactcaaatgtaaatggaCCGCAGTACCCCATAAGTGTGTTCATCCAGTGCTTATAGATCAGctatgacacaaacacacaaatagaTCAGCTATAGATTTGGGTCGTGTTCCTCTGTTCAGATGTTGCATGGATCAACCAATGGTTGCTATGTCATCGATTGTGCCGTCGGGCACCAGACTGCTCTAATGTTTGTAAGATCTGGCATTTGTCAGCAATGTCAACaatgtctgagcaggggaacacgaCCTTAGACCCCACTGCCCCAGCAGGGTTAGGGTGACTGTCTCTCTACATTACCTCGGAGCTGACTGCAGCTTCAACGGCCCCGGCAGCGTACGCTTGGATGCTATCATTATAGCGTCCGCTAGTGGTCACTTCCAGATATGACCAGCTGAGGGAGAGAACACTTAGTGAATatacataaaaatgtatttgggtaAGGAGTTTTACTCTGATCACGACCTGACTTGCTAGGAAAGTCTTTGGGTGTCTACTCCAGCGGTTCCCAAACTAAGGGTATGAAAACGGGGGTCGCAGACAAATTTCCACCcccaaaatgttttatatatcttctttgtatctcaaaatcattgtaatgtggttaaccttTCAAAATCTAAAAGAACATTTTTGAAATCTAAAATATTTAATTCAACTAGAGAATGCCCTTAGATCGTAGGAAAAGGCCGCACTTAAACGTTACGCTCAAATTGGAACTATACAAGTGCAACAGTCAACTGCGGCCTTTCGAGCTGTCATGTGACCGAATGCTGCAGAGAACGCAATCACGGGTTACTAGGGAGGAGTTTTGGTCGACTCAAAGGGAATACCCTGCCATCTCTCTCAGAGCATTAAAACTCAAGGTAACCTTcgccagctcatatctgtgtgaagcTGCAGTCAGCAGTGCTCTcgtctgcattaaaaccaaatatcaatccaggttggatgtgacagcagagatgaaGTGTGCACTGTTGACTACTCCCCCTGCCTTTGAGAAGCTCCGAAGTGACATGCTTCAtgcacacccatctcattagtggtggtgagataatGGTGCTTTCAAactgaggtcaaatcatgacgtcagtgatcttcaggtcggagctttagaaagaggcAGAGTTCCGACttagaattccgagttggatgacctaaCAATGATTTCAGTCGGACCAATTTttgttccgagttcccagttgtcttgaacgcagtGAAGTCgtagatttccgagttcccaattgttttgaacgcggcattagaCATGTCAGACTAATCTGTCATAGCCCCACATTAGAAGTATGTGATCGTGAGTTtagaaaaaaatctgaaatacttTTAGAATGTTTTGCAATTTACTGCTATAGccccaaataaaaaagtaaatATGTTAATTACATTAACCTGTTTTTCACATGGTTGGGGTCGCAagaattttcagatatcaaaatggggtcgtggACGATTAAAGTTTGGTAACCCCTGGTCTACTCTATGGGGTCGATTTGGATGACACACAGGTAAACTACAACCCTGAATAATAATGGGAATGCTCTTTTATCACAATAGATGTAATAGAACAGGCACTCACATTTGACTAAAATCGATTATAGTACATAGCCTGTCCTATCCCCATTGTCAAGCCAATGTTGTCTAgactaaatacattttatgagagCCCATGTTTTGCTAAACTGCTCGTTGTAACTTGCTCTACCCAAATGCATATTTTTTTTGTCCTGCTTCGTCTATGTAACGTTAGCTACATTAGCGCTGGTCCAGGGCGATAGTGCGCAGAGGAATTCACCCTGAGTTCTTGATGTCGTCGGTAAAGTTCGCCCAGGCTACATAGTCGTCTCGGAAACCCTCTTGTAGAGACAGCTGGCCAGTTTGTTTATCGAGAACTGCAGAATTAATCTCGGTCTGAACAGGCGTCCATGATAAATacaaaacacataaaaacataGAAATCTTCACAATTGTTGACTTGTGTGTGCGCCTGTCAGACATCTTTACTAATGTGGGTTATGTGACGACACCTGAGGAAGgaatttcaaaataaaagtcctcaCCCTCTAACATAGGTGATATAAGTTCTCTCTGATAAAATAAAAATGCAATTAATTAAAAACAAACCCTCAAAGCCACTTTATCAAATGGATAACATTTAATTGTTGAGTACAAATAACCATATCATCATCAGgagggcagggtagcctagtggttagagcgttggactagtaatggaaaggttgcaagatcaaatccccgagctgacaaccctgtatatagcctcactgttattttattgttgctccttaattattagTTAGATTATTATTACTTagttttttacttcagtttattttagtaaatacttgaatacttttttttacaaacattatttgttaagggcttgtaagtaagcatttcactgttgtatttggcgcatgtgacaaacatttattttatgtcATCGTCAGGGCTCTCTTACTGAGATGTGTTTTTCTCTTGTCTCAACAACACTGTCAAAGTCCCTCAGTGTGCTCGAGAGGATTGGATTGGCAAGGCACTGCGCAGAATCACTGACAAAAGAAT
It encodes the following:
- the LOC139576708 gene encoding putative phospholipase B-like 2 isoform X3, which codes for MSDRRTHKSTIVKISMFLCVLYLSWTPVQTEINSAVLDKQTGQLSLQEGFRDDYVAWANFTDDIKNSGWSYLEVTTSGRYNDSIQAYAAGAVEAAVSSEVWLVLLQLKGLEDGYNDQLSFPRGPFTLNPFGFLLFQMGGDLVDLEGALNKSSQSRTLGSGSCSALIKLLPGNKDLLVSHDTWNIYQAMLRILKKYQFAYRVSPTDSDPIPGGTQAFSSYPGSIFSGDDFYILSTGLVTLETSIDNSNPALWKFVQPTGAVMEWLRNIVANRLAASGKEWAEIFSKHNSGTYNNQWMIVDYRHFTPGMTETKEQLFTVLEQLPGLVVHSDKTQELLQKGYWSSYNIPYYEEVFNASGCRELVKQFGPWFSLDMNPRAQIFRRNQSHITDMDSMVRLMRYNNFKEDPLSWCEGCDPPANGENTISARSDLNPANGTYPFGALKQRPHGGTDMKVTSYGLWREFGFLAASGPTWDQVPAFQWSSSPYSDLMHMGHPDTWAFAPVNVTWST
- the LOC139576708 gene encoding putative phospholipase B-like 2 isoform X1, which translates into the protein MSDRRTHKSTIVKISMFLCVLYLSWTPVQTEINSAVLDKQTGQLSLQEGFRDDYVAWANFTDDIKNSGWSYLEVTTSGRYNDSIQAYAAGAVEAAVSSELIYKHWMNTLMGYCGPFTFESEFCHRLKDYITTNLQWVRQQIEEHPHCPYWHQVLAESGSANVQNHQVWLVLLQLKGLEDGYNDQLSFPRGPFTLNPFGFLLFQMGGDLVDLEGALNKSSQSRTLGSGSCSALIKLLPGNKDLLVSHDTWNIYQAMLRILKKYQFAYRVSPTDSDPIPGGTQAFSSYPGSIFSGDDFYILSTGLVTLETSIDNSNPALWKFVQPTGAVMEWLRNIVANRLAASGKEWAEIFSKHNSGTYNNQWMIVDYRHFTPGMTETKEQLFTVLEQLPGLVVHSDKTQELLQKGYWSSYNIPYYEEVFNASGCRELVKQFGPWFSLDMNPRAQIFRRNQSHITDMDSMVRLMRYNNFKEDPLSWCEGCDPPANGENTISARSDLNPANGTYPFGALKQRPHGGTDMKVTSYGLWREFGFLAASGPTWDQVPAFQWSSSPYSDLMHMGHPDTWAFAPVNVTWST
- the LOC139576708 gene encoding putative phospholipase B-like 2 isoform X2, yielding MSDRRTHKSTIVKISMFLCVLYLSWTPVQTEINSAVLDKQTGQLSLQEGFRDDYVAWANFTDDIKNSGWSYLEVTTSGRYNDSIQAYAAGAVEAAVSSELIYKHWMNTLMGYCGPFTFESEFCHRLKDYITTNLQWVRQQIEEHPHCPYWHQVWLVLLQLKGLEDGYNDQLSFPRGPFTLNPFGFLLFQMGGDLVDLEGALNKSSQSRTLGSGSCSALIKLLPGNKDLLVSHDTWNIYQAMLRILKKYQFAYRVSPTDSDPIPGGTQAFSSYPGSIFSGDDFYILSTGLVTLETSIDNSNPALWKFVQPTGAVMEWLRNIVANRLAASGKEWAEIFSKHNSGTYNNQWMIVDYRHFTPGMTETKEQLFTVLEQLPGLVVHSDKTQELLQKGYWSSYNIPYYEEVFNASGCRELVKQFGPWFSLDMNPRAQIFRRNQSHITDMDSMVRLMRYNNFKEDPLSWCEGCDPPANGENTISARSDLNPANGTYPFGALKQRPHGGTDMKVTSYGLWREFGFLAASGPTWDQVPAFQWSSSPYSDLMHMGHPDTWAFAPVNVTWST